The genomic stretch AGTTATCCACGCTATTCAGCTTTACTTTGCCAAATATAGGCACCCTGTAATACATCACGTAATTGTATCGGGATGCGACGCGAAAACAGACAGCGAGTTTACCACCCGTAAAGTGCGAATTTCCAGCAACCTGTGTTGCTTATTATGGATATTTTTCGTGTAATCCCTCCGGACACGCTAAGGTAAACAGAGACGCTTTTCAAAAGGGAAATTTATGTCAGAAGTCAGTCTGTTATTTCAGGCCATAGGATTGGGTTTAGTGGTGATTCTTCCGCTGGCGAATCCTTTAACTACCGTCGCCCTGTTGCTGGGGCTATCCGGAAATATGACGGCGCAAGAGCGGAATCAGCAGTCGCTGATGGCCTCGGTGTACGTTTTCATCATCATGATGGTCGCCTACTACGCCGGACAACTGGTGATGAATACCTTCGGAATTTCGATTCCCGGTTTACGTATTGCCGGTGGCCTGATTGTAACGTTTATCGGTTTCCGGATGCTTTTCCCTCAGCCGCATGTTGAAGAAAAAGTGCTGATGGAAAACAAAACTGAAGAGATGAAGCGGCAGGATTCACCGAATATCGCGTTTGTGCCGCTGGCGATGCCAAGCACTGCGGGGCCGGGTACGATTGCGATGATTATCAGCAGCGCATCGACTATCCGTGAGGGCTCAGATTTTCCCCACTGGGTGATCCTGGTTGCGCCGGTGCTAATTTTCTTTCTGGTCAGCCTGATTCTGTGGCTCACATTGCGCAGTGCAGGCGGAATCATGCGTCTGGTCGGGAAAAGCGGGATTGAAGCGATTTCGAGGCTGATGGGATTCTTGCTGGTCTGTATGGGAGTGCAGTTTGTGATTAATGGCGTGACTGAGATTATTTCTCATTTCCCGCCAGCGGCCTGATGGCTACTGGCGGAAAACGGGACTTAACGCATCGCCAGATAGGCGCTGTTCACTTTCCACAGATAACGCGGAGCCTGAGGCGCCGGGTGTTTCTGCTGCACATGCTGGTAAAACTCTTGCGGAGACATCTGATTAATTTTCGCAATCGCATAGGTTTTATCTTTCGCGAAAGTTCTCAGTAATGCCCCTGCCCCGTTAACGTAGGCCACCGTCGTTGCATAACGACGGGTTTCCGGGTTGCTGATCCCTGCCAGTTGCTGTTGCAGGATACTCAGATAAGCCGTACCCAAATCGATATTCATCGCCGGGTCTTTCAGTTCATGAGCGCTCGGTTGCCCGTAACGTCCTTTCATCCGGTAGGCATCGCGTCCTGCCGTTGAGGCCTTTAGCTGCATTAACCCAATCGCATTCGATTTGCTGACAACGGTTGGGTTATATCCAGATTCAACCTGAATGATTGCTTTAACAAGTGTTTCGTCGACGCCGTAAGTATTTGCCGCCTGGTGAATAACATCACCATAAGGCCCCGGATGCATTAATGAAGTTTCGCTCTGTAGTGGCGGCGATGGATTCAAAAAATGTGTAGTTTTAACCGGTGTTTCTTTAGCGCAACCCGCCAGTAAAAGCGCGGCCATCAAATAAAGAATTTTTGGTTTCACGTTTTCTCTCTCGCGACTGGGACGAGGGGTAGCATATACATCTTCTTCCCACACCTGAATATATTTTTAGTCTATTATTATTATTGTTTTGTGAAACAAGGGGGTTAGAGGTATGTCGATAAGACAATTCTGCATATAAAACCTCTTTCACGTCACATATTCTGAAATTAATAGATTCATTGATTACACTCTCAGTTCAACCACGTCGTCATTCGCATAAATTAACAGCATCATCTGATTCAGCCGTGCGCGGGATCGGGTTTTTGAACCAAAAAAAACGCTAACTTAATGAATTATCGGGCCAGTCAGAAGGGGTGATACCATGTGGCAAGCCGTCAATCGTTTGTTGAGTGAACACCTGGGCAGTGCTGAAATCCGCGAACGTGTTGAGTTGCCGGGAGGAGAAATTCACCCAGCCTGGCGGTTAAGCTACGGCGACAGGGATGTATTTGTGAAGTGTAATGCGCGCGAAATGCTTCCTATCTTCGCGGCGGAAGCCGATCAGCTCGCCCTGCTTGCCCGAAGTCAGACAGTTCGCGTGCCTGAGGTTTATGGCGTTGGCAGCGATCGTGACTACAGTTTTCTGCTGCTGGAATACATCCCGCAAAAGCCTCTGGATGCCCATAACGCCTACATCCTGGGGCAGCAACTTGCCGCGTTACATCAGTGGAGCGAGCAACTGCAATTTGGTCTGGATTTCGATAACGAGCTGGCGACGCTGCCGCAACCCAACAGCTGGCAGCGGCGCTGGGCGACATTCTTTGCGGAACAGCGTATCGGCTGGCAGCTGCAACTGGCAGCCGAGAAAGGAATGACGTTCGGCAATATCGAAGATATCACCGCAATGGTTCATGCCCGCTTACAGAACCATCAGCCTCAACCTTCTTTATTACACGGCGATTTGTGGCCACACAACTGTGGTCTTTCGGCACAGGGTCCGGTCATTTTCGACCCCGCCTGTTACTGGGGCGACAGGGAATGCGATCTGGCAATGCTTCCGCTGTATCCTAATGTTCCGCCACAATTATATGACGGTTATCAGAGCAAAACGCCGCTTCCAGATGACTTCATTTCAAGGCAGCCAATCTACCAGTTATATTACCTGCTAAACCGCAGTAATTTATTCGGCGGGCAACATCTTGTTGTCGCTCAACGCGCTGTTGAAAGGCTTCTCCACGACGATATTCATTAGTCTGATAGATGTTTTGATGTTTAAACAAATGAGGCCTGAATAATGAAAAACTTCAGGCCTTATTTATCAGAAAAATGAGTCAGATGTTAAAACCAGTAATCTCAGCTTACCCTGCAATTAAACCCAGTAATTTCAAAACGAAATACGCAACCACGGCAATAACGATAGGCAGGATATACAACGGGAAATACTGCACCAGAATCGTATGTCTTGGAATCACAATACGTTCTTCAATCTGTGGCCGGGTTCGCCCTTCTGCACCTTTCGCCTGTTCAAGGATCAGTTGGTCCTGAATACCTTCACGGATATGTTTCACCTGACGAGACATTCTTGCGCCGGATGCCTGTAATGCCAGACCGACAAAAATCAGCCAGTAGATAATAAAGAATACGATGTTGGCCGTGGTCACGCCCTGACCCAGTGCAGGTACAGGCGAGTTGAACCAAAAAACGTTAAGAAACGAGGTATTGAACTTCACCATATCCACCATTACGTGAACAAAATCCAGCATAACGGCATTGATGCCCTGCTCAGTTTTAGTGTGTTCATTAATAAAATTAAGCAATGAAATCAGTGTTGAAAGCAGCGCAGGGATAAAAATAATCCATCCTGCAATCCGTTTAATCACTGCCACGCGTCCGGCTTGTTGGTACGTCATGAATTCCCCTTGTTAGGACACCTAAAGCAACACGTAA from Rahnella sikkimica encodes the following:
- a CDS encoding MarC family NAAT transporter; amino-acid sequence: MSEVSLLFQAIGLGLVVILPLANPLTTVALLLGLSGNMTAQERNQQSLMASVYVFIIMMVAYYAGQLVMNTFGISIPGLRIAGGLIVTFIGFRMLFPQPHVEEKVLMENKTEEMKRQDSPNIAFVPLAMPSTAGPGTIAMIISSASTIREGSDFPHWVILVAPVLIFFLVSLILWLTLRSAGGIMRLVGKSGIEAISRLMGFLLVCMGVQFVINGVTEIISHFPPAA
- a CDS encoding transglycosylase SLT domain-containing protein — its product is MKPKILYLMAALLLAGCAKETPVKTTHFLNPSPPLQSETSLMHPGPYGDVIHQAANTYGVDETLVKAIIQVESGYNPTVVSKSNAIGLMQLKASTAGRDAYRMKGRYGQPSAHELKDPAMNIDLGTAYLSILQQQLAGISNPETRRYATTVAYVNGAGALLRTFAKDKTYAIAKINQMSPQEFYQHVQQKHPAPQAPRYLWKVNSAYLAMR
- a CDS encoding fructosamine kinase family protein, whose translation is MWQAVNRLLSEHLGSAEIRERVELPGGEIHPAWRLSYGDRDVFVKCNAREMLPIFAAEADQLALLARSQTVRVPEVYGVGSDRDYSFLLLEYIPQKPLDAHNAYILGQQLAALHQWSEQLQFGLDFDNELATLPQPNSWQRRWATFFAEQRIGWQLQLAAEKGMTFGNIEDITAMVHARLQNHQPQPSLLHGDLWPHNCGLSAQGPVIFDPACYWGDRECDLAMLPLYPNVPPQLYDGYQSKTPLPDDFISRQPIYQLYYLLNRSNLFGGQHLVVAQRAVERLLHDDIH
- a CDS encoding YniB family protein, encoding MTYQQAGRVAVIKRIAGWIIFIPALLSTLISLLNFINEHTKTEQGINAVMLDFVHVMVDMVKFNTSFLNVFWFNSPVPALGQGVTTANIVFFIIYWLIFVGLALQASGARMSRQVKHIREGIQDQLILEQAKGAEGRTRPQIEERIVIPRHTILVQYFPLYILPIVIAVVAYFVLKLLGLIAG